The genomic interval CGATTGGGCGGTGCAGCAACTCAGCGGTGGGGAAAACGTCGTAGACCTGTGTACCGGGTCGGGAGCTCTAGCGGCGTACGTCGCAACGCTTGTTCCTACGGCGAGGGTGACCGCAGTGGAACTTTCTCCTGCTGCAGCCCGCTATGCGCAGCAAAATCTTCCTACTAACGTGAATCTGGTCATTGGTGACGCAACAGATTCGGGCCTGCTGAGGTCGCTGGCCGGGACCGTAGACGTAGTGGTGAGCAACCCTCCGTATGTACCGGAAACTCCTGACCTTGCTCCCGAGGTTTATCACGATCCCGCAATGGCTGTGTTCTCCGGCGAGGACGGGATGGATGCGATCAAACTGTTGATTCCTGTTATCCATGAACTCTTGGTTCCCAATGGGCGAGTGGGGATAGAACATGATGATGCAACGTCTCTAGCCGTGCTCCAAGAATTCCACAAACATGGAGGATTTGGAGAGATTGCCGTTTTGGAGGATCTGACGGGTCGAAATCGATTT from Corynebacterium ulcerans carries:
- the prmC gene encoding peptide chain release factor N(5)-glutamine methyltransferase, with the protein product MLFTSLRDAEATLEAAGVASPRNDAQILAAHLLRCTPMELGLRMREPTPDQFEALVARRAQREPLQHIVGEAWFGPLTLKVGPGVFIPRPETEVLADWAVQQLSGGENVVDLCTGSGALAAYVATLVPTARVTAVELSPAAARYAQQNLPTNVNLVIGDATDSGLLRSLAGTVDVVVSNPPYVPETPDLAPEVYHDPAMAVFSGEDGMDAIKLLIPVIHELLVPNGRVGIEHDDATSLAVLQEFHKHGGFGEIAVLEDLTGRNRFVTASKLP